A stretch of Telopea speciosissima isolate NSW1024214 ecotype Mountain lineage chromosome 11, Tspe_v1, whole genome shotgun sequence DNA encodes these proteins:
- the LOC122646383 gene encoding cell division cycle-associated protein 7-like isoform X2 has protein sequence MGRLAASCDYESLRNARISENQARLASLGLEKTVSELRTIATPPKSEKTPVRKYCKKVFICTSLRRSDRLKGNSGDLLSKSHCLRYSERLRAKSVFCTSKLNRRILNYGEEEDEAKRPANAPLLNVDTTKLRPSPDVLSRRCHSKDRGSVYDPIFGICCHFCRQKKLCGEEDCKRCGDLDMDEPCLGKTDCSVCHSSNGVLCRGCLKVRYGEEMEEVRENKEWMCPHCIEEKGINPYWICNSSFCMKKRKMVPTGIAIFRAREAGYKSVAHLLMDKLQNSAKRTKR, from the exons ATGGGAAGACTTGCAGCATCGTGTGACTACGAAAGTCTCCGAAATGCCCGAATCTCAGAGAACCAG GCACGATTGGCGTCTTTAGGACTAGAAAAAACAGTCTCTGAACTTCGAACCATCGCTACCCCTCCAAAATCTGAGAAGACTCCCGTTAGAAAATACTGTAAGAAAGTCTTCATATGCACGTCTCTACGGCGTTCTGATCGATTGAAGGGAAACTCTGGAGACCTATTATCTAAATCCCATTGTTTGCGATATTCTGAAAGACTAAGAGCAAAATCTG TATTTTGTACTTCAAAGTTGAATCGAAGGATTCTTAattatggagaagaagaagatgaagcaaaGAGACCAGCAAATGCGCCTCTGCTAAATGTGGACACTACAAAGCTGCGACCCTCTCCAGATGTTCTATCTCGGCGTTGCCACAGCAAGGACAGGGGCAGTGTCTATGACCCCATCTTTGGGATTTGCTGCCATTTCTGCAG ACAGAAGAAACTATGTGGAGAAGAAGACTGCAAGCGTTGTGGAGATCTTGATATGGATGAGCCATGCTTAG GGAAAACTGATTGCTCTGTGTGCCATTCTAGTAATGGAGTTCTTTGTAGAGGCTGTCTCAAGGTTAGGTATGGTGAAG AAATGGAGGAGGTAAGAGAGAACAAGGAGTGGATGTGCCCACATTGCATAGAGGAGAAAGGCATAAACCCATATTGGATATGTAATAG TTCATTCTgtatgaagaagagaaagatggttCCCACTGGTATAGCCATTTTCAGAG CTCGGGAGGCAGGATACAAATCAGTAGCACATTTACTCATGGACAAGCTTCAAAATTCAGCCAAGCGCACAAAACGATGA
- the LOC122645319 gene encoding zinc-finger homeodomain protein 7-like has protein sequence MEGGKNSTMEMFYYGECMKNHKISSGKIVTDGCCEFWPINDTPDSLLCSVCGCHRNFHKRTLFICSSERIEEPASAQPVVSPALPVIPPVQPVVSPAQPVVSPVQPNVRSDERKRRGKQPMVPPVLPEGPPVQSEVPPVQPEVPSDERKRRGKQPVVAPVQPEVRSDERKRRGKQPLEPPVQPEVRSEERKRRGKQPVVPPLQAEMPPVQAEEATEERKRRRRQEEDESRRPLRIVMALRAVPKPVVYDVEPLAMIPPGEEFPVYDWMKKTRVRFNDVQKERMRGFAEDLGWKMVKERSSEIDRFCDEIRVPRNTFKIWMNNHKNNNNNNNNNSSMVASTSLAPPGPADVENQDIASSSMPPAEPPEPDETYNDEDNASSPESQN, from the coding sequence ATGGAAGGTGGAAAGAACTCCACCATGGAGATGTTTTACTACGGTGAGTgcatgaagaatcacaagatcTCTTCCGGCAAAATTGTAACAGACGGCTGCTGCGAATTCTGGCCAATAAACGACACACCGGACTCACTACTTTGCTCGGTTTGCGGCTGCCACCGAAATTTTCACAAGAGAACTCTCTTCATTTGTTCCTCAGAACGGATAGAAGAGCCGGCATCGGCGCAGCCAGTGGTGTCTCCGGCGCTGCCAGTTATACCTCCGGTGCAGCCAGTGGTGTCTCCAGCGCAACCAGTGGTGTCTCCGGTGCAGCCAAATGTGAGGTCGGATGAAAGAAAGCGACGAGGGAAGCAGCCAATGGTGCCTCCAGTGCTGCCAGAGGGGCCTCCGGTACAGTCAGAGGTGCCTCCAGTGCAGCCAGAGGTGCCATCGGATGAAAGAAAACGACGAGGGAAGCAGCCAGTGGTGGCTCCGGTGCAGCCAGAGGTGAGATCGGATGAAAGAAAGCGACGAGGGAAGCAGCCACTGGAGCCTCCAGTGCAGCCAGAGGTGCGATCAGAAGAAAGAAAGCGCCGAGGGAAGCAGCCAGTGGTGCCTCCATTGCAGGCAGAAATGCCTCCAGTACAGGCAGAGGAGGCAACGGAAGAAAGAAAGCGGCGACGGAGGCAAGAGGAGGATGAGAGTAGGAGGCCGTTAAGAATAGTGATGGCTTTACGGGCAGTCCCTAAGCCGGTGGTGTATGACGTGGAGCCACTGGCAATGATTCCACCAGGGGAGGAGTTCCCGGTATATGATTGGATGAAGAAGACAAGGGTGAGGTTCAACGATgttcagaaagagagaatgcGTGGTTTTGCTGAAGATTTGGGATGGAAAATGGTTAAGGAGAGAAGTAGTGAGATTGATCGATTCTGCGATGAGATTAGGGTTCCAAGGAACACTTTCAAGATTTGGATGAATAACcataagaataataataataataataataataattcctCTATGGTTGCTTCCACTTCCCTGGCTCCTCCTGGACCGGCTGATGTGGAGAACCAGGACATTGCTTCCTCATCCATGCCTCCTGCTGAACCACCTGAACCTGATGAAACTTACAATGACGAAGATAATGCTTCCTCTCCTGAGTCCCAAAATTGa
- the LOC122646383 gene encoding cell division cycle-associated protein 7-like isoform X1, whose product MGRLAASCDYESLRNARISENQARLASLGLEKTVSELRTIATPPKSEKTPVRKYCKKVFICTSLRRSDRLKGNSGDLLSKSHCLRYSERLRAKSGNSVLSRKVFCTSKLNRRILNYGEEEDEAKRPANAPLLNVDTTKLRPSPDVLSRRCHSKDRGSVYDPIFGICCHFCRQKKLCGEEDCKRCGDLDMDEPCLGKTDCSVCHSSNGVLCRGCLKVRYGEEMEEVRENKEWMCPHCIEEKGINPYWICNSSFCMKKRKMVPTGIAIFRAREAGYKSVAHLLMDKLQNSAKRTKR is encoded by the exons ATGGGAAGACTTGCAGCATCGTGTGACTACGAAAGTCTCCGAAATGCCCGAATCTCAGAGAACCAG GCACGATTGGCGTCTTTAGGACTAGAAAAAACAGTCTCTGAACTTCGAACCATCGCTACCCCTCCAAAATCTGAGAAGACTCCCGTTAGAAAATACTGTAAGAAAGTCTTCATATGCACGTCTCTACGGCGTTCTGATCGATTGAAGGGAAACTCTGGAGACCTATTATCTAAATCCCATTGTTTGCGATATTCTGAAAGACTAAGAGCAAAATCTGGAAATTCTGTACTATCTCGTAAGG TATTTTGTACTTCAAAGTTGAATCGAAGGATTCTTAattatggagaagaagaagatgaagcaaaGAGACCAGCAAATGCGCCTCTGCTAAATGTGGACACTACAAAGCTGCGACCCTCTCCAGATGTTCTATCTCGGCGTTGCCACAGCAAGGACAGGGGCAGTGTCTATGACCCCATCTTTGGGATTTGCTGCCATTTCTGCAG ACAGAAGAAACTATGTGGAGAAGAAGACTGCAAGCGTTGTGGAGATCTTGATATGGATGAGCCATGCTTAG GGAAAACTGATTGCTCTGTGTGCCATTCTAGTAATGGAGTTCTTTGTAGAGGCTGTCTCAAGGTTAGGTATGGTGAAG AAATGGAGGAGGTAAGAGAGAACAAGGAGTGGATGTGCCCACATTGCATAGAGGAGAAAGGCATAAACCCATATTGGATATGTAATAG TTCATTCTgtatgaagaagagaaagatggttCCCACTGGTATAGCCATTTTCAGAG CTCGGGAGGCAGGATACAAATCAGTAGCACATTTACTCATGGACAAGCTTCAAAATTCAGCCAAGCGCACAAAACGATGA